One part of the Marmota flaviventris isolate mMarFla1 chromosome 4, mMarFla1.hap1, whole genome shotgun sequence genome encodes these proteins:
- the Ankrd1 gene encoding ankyrin repeat domain-containing protein 1, whose amino-acid sequence MMVLKVEELVTGKKNNNGEAGVFLPEDFRDGEYEAAVTLEKQEDLKTLPAHHVNVGEQQWISEKQREAELKKKKLEQRSKLENLEDLEIIIQLKKRKKYRKTKVPVVKEPEPEIITEPVDVPRFLKAALENKLPVVEKFLSDKNNPDVCDEYKRTALHRACLEGHLAIVKTLMEAGAQIEFRDMLESTAIHWACRGGNLDVLKLLLNKGAKISARDKLLSTALHVAVRTGHYECAEHLIACEADLNAKDREGDTPLHDAVRLNRYKMIRLLIMYGADLNVKNCAGKTPMDLVLHWQNGTKAIFDSLKENSYKSSRIATF is encoded by the exons ATGATGGTACTGAAAGTAGAGGAACTG GTCACAGGAAAGAAGAATAACAACGGGGAGGCAGGGGTATTCCTTCCAGAGGATTTCAGAGATGGAGAATATGAAGCTGCTGTCACTTTGGAAAAGCAAGAAGATCTAAAGACACTTCCAGCCCACCATGTGAACGTGGGGGAGCAACAGTGGATAAGCGAGAAACAGCGAGAGGCAGAG ctcaaaaagaaaaaactagaacAAAGATCAAAGCTTGAGAATTTAGAAGACCTTGAAATAATCATTCaactgaaaaaaaggaaaaaatacaggaaaactaAAGTTCCAGTTGTGAAGGAACCGGAACCTGAAATCATT aCAGAACCTGTGGATGTGCCTAGGTTTCTGAAGGCTGCTCTGGAGAATAAACTGCCAGTAGTAGAAAAATTCTTGTCAGACAAGAACAATCCAGATGTCTGTGATGAG TATAAACGGACAGCTCTTCACAGAGCATGCTTGGAAGGACATTTGGCAATTGTGAAGACGTTAATGGAAGCTGGAGCCCAGATTGAATTCCGTGATATg CTTGAATCCACAGCCATCCATTGGGCATGCCGTGGGGGGAATTTGGATGTCTTAAAATTGCTGCTGAACAAAGGCGCAAAAATCAGCGCACGAGATAAG CTGCTCAGTACAGCACTGCACGTGGCGGTGAGGACCGGTCACTACGAGTGCGCTGAGCACCTCATCGCCTGTGAGGCGGACCTCAATGCCAAAGACAGA GAGGGAGACACCCCACTGCACGATGCCGTGAGACTCAATCGTTACAAGATGATCAGACTCCTCATTATGTATGGCGCAGATCTCAACGTCAAGAACTGT GCTGGGAAGACCCCAATGGATTTGGTGCTACACTGGCAGAATGGAACCAAAGCAATATTTGACAGCCTCAAGGAAAACTCCTACAAAAGCTCTCGTATAGCTACATTCTAA